The genomic region GCGTGCTTGCGCCGCGCCTCTATTTTAGCCTGTTCGGATTTTAGTTCCGTAATACTTTTGGCCAATTGTTGAAGCCCCTCTTTGGCTGAATCAATTTGCTGTGTGAAGCCGCGGCTTTCAACAGAGCTTGCCTGGATCCCACTTTGCAACGTGGTGCGTTTATCAAGCAATTCGATGCCTCTTTCCTCGTCGCCAGTTTTGGCGGCGGTCTTTAAGGCTGCCTCGACAACACTTAAATCTTCTTGAAGCGATAGACCGCGTGTGTCCGCTTTATTACGAAGAATAATGAGGCGACTCAGGGCAGTCTTTAAATCGTGGTGTTGTTTAACGCGGTCACGAATAGCGTTGTGATAAACAACATCTGTTCGACCAATTTCGGTTTGGTTCATTTTGACACCGAATAAACCTTGGCAATAACGGATTAGCCTTTGCATGATATTTCCTTCTTTCATGTCTCTTCTCCTTCTTTTTTTCTTTGTTTAAAGTTCGATTGGGTTTGCGTACTGACCGCTTTGCTCAAGAAGCCGGTCAGACGATGGGATAAAAATTGCAGCTGTTAAGTAGGCCATGAGCGCCAAGGGTCCCGTGAGGACGACCAGGCTCAAAGCACTTAAGCGGACAATGGTTGGATCCAGTTCCCAGCGTCTGGCGAGACCGCCACAGACGCCCAGAAATTTTCGGTCCACATCAGTACGCGCGAGCGGAGGATGCTTTTGGCCGTTGGGTCCGTCTATCCAAATCGTTGGTTCGAAGCTTGCGTCGTCGCTGCGTGGAAGAAGCCACCAAAGTGCAAGATAGAGCAGTGCCCCTGTTCCGAAAACGAGAGTGGAAACCAACCAGCCAAGCCGCAGGAGATTAGGTTCGATTGAGAATCTCTGACCAAGACCCTCACAAACCCCGCCGAGATAACCGTGGGATGAACGCGCGAGGCGTTGATTACTGAGAGCATTGTGAGTCATGGTGTGCGTCCTTTGTGTTTTGTTGTGTACTTATACACATGATGACACATCTATGCGGTTCGTCAAGGGTAATCATGGTGTTTACTTTCAATTTTGGATCAAAAGTGTGTATAAGTAGGGCGAGATAAGGAGTGTGCAAATGGAAGGTGGTTATAAGCGAGTCAATGTGATGATAGGCGAGGAGCAGTACCGAACCTTGAGCGAGCAAGGCCTGAATGTAAGCGGTTTAATTAGGGATTTGATTGGCGACCATCTCTCAGAGAACGTGATTACTCTTCAGGTGACAGAGGAAACCAAGCAAATTTATGACACTGTCATTTCGAATACTGGATCGGATGATCAGGAGCTGGAATCCCATTTGAGAGTTGCGCTGGCGAGCCTACTGGAAGAGAAAATCGCTGATATGCGGGCTCTTCATCAGAGGTTGGTCGTTGAGGGGAAAACCCCTGACGAATGATCAAAAATGTACGTACAAATCAAGGAATTGGTAACTCCAATTGTTGAGATTCTCCAAGCCCCTGACATCTAAGGCGCAATGGGGACGGTCACCTGAAAAATTCTTTATTGGCACTGCGTTGCGTCACATAATAGGCGCCGAATCGTGTTGTTTTACGCTAGCCCAGAGGACACCATAGAAGGTATGGAGCGCCCATGAGTAGCGTAAAATCAATCAAGCCGGTAACTGAGGGACTAACGGATGCTGAAAGACTCAGCTTATTCCGAACAATGCTCCTTAGCCGTCGCCTAGACGACGTAGAAATTCAACTAAAACGACAAAATGCCGTATATTTTCAGATCTCGGGCGCTGGACACGAAGCGACCCAGACTGCGGCAGCCATGACTATGCGTTCTGGCCACGATTGGTTTTTTACCTATTACCGTGATCGAGCTCTTTGTCTTGGGTTGGGTGTCACTGCGGAAGAAATGCTTTTCCAAAGCGTGGGCGCAGCGGCAGATCCAGCTTCTGGCGGACGTCAGATGCCGAGCCACTGGGGACACAAAGACCACAATATTGTGTCTTCCTCGAGCCCTACCGGTACGCAGTTCTTGAACGCAGTCGGTTGTGCTGAAGGCTTCGTAAAGATGCGTGACTTGGATCTCGGCGAAACACATGGCGACGAAGTCGTTTATGTTTCATCCGGTGAAGGCACGACCAGCCAAGGTGAGTTCTACGAAGCGATGAACACAGCTTGTCAGGATAAGCTCCCGGTCATTTTTCATATCCAGGATAATGGCTATGCGATCAGTGTACCTGTTGAGTTTCAAACAGCAGGTGGCTCTATCTCCAAGCTTTTCCGCGGTTATCCAAACCTCTTGGTATTGGAATTCGATGGCTGTGATCCAGAAGCAAGTTACGAGAACTGGCGTGAAGCGGTAGCCTATGCGCGAGAGCGTAAAGGTCCAGTATTGCTGCACTCTCACGTGACGCGACCTTATTCGCACTCTATGAGTGATGATGAGCGTTTGTACCGCAGTAAAGAAGAGATTGCTGAGCAGGCTGCGGCTGACCCGATTACGGTCTATCGCAAGCAACTCGTTCAGGACTTTGGCATCGATGATAACCAGCTACGAACCATCGAAGATGAGATCGAAGCGATTGTAACTGAGGCTAAAGAATCAGCGTTGGCAGCAGAGCCGCCGTCACCTGACACGGTTATGGATTACGTGTACTCGCACGATGCAGACCCGACCACTGATGATTTCGATACAGAAGACGAAGCTGATTTTACCGGCGATCCACGCACGATGGTCGATTTGATCAACGACTGCTTGCACACCGAGATGGAACGAAACCCGGGAATCGTTATCTTTGGCGAAGACGTAGCGGATGTTTCTCGTGACGAGAACATTGAGAACGTTAAAGGCAAAGGCGGCGTTTTTAAGGTTACAGCTGGTTTACAGCGTAAGTTCGGTTCGAACCGTGTTTTCAACTCTCCGCTGGCGGAAGCTAATATTATTGGCCGAGCAGTGGGTATGGCGGTTCGCGGACTCAAGCCCGTCGTTGAGATTCAGTTCTTCGATTATATCTACCCCGCGATGATGCAAATCAGAAGCGAGTTGGCGTTGATGCGCTGGCGCTCAAACAACAACTTTGACTGCCCCGTTGTTATTCGTACCACTTACGGTGGCTACTTAAAGGGCGGCGCTGTTTATCACTCGCAAACCGGTGAATCGATTTTCACACATATCCCAGGCTTACGCGTATGTTTGCCTTCGAATGCACTGGACGCCAATGGCCTTCTGCGCACGGCGATTCGTTGTGAAGATCCTGTCTTGTTCCTCGAGCACAAGCACCTTTACCGTCAGACCTACAATCGTGCTCCTAACCCGGGCGACGATTTTATGATTCCATTCGGCAAGGCCAAGCGCCTGCGCGAAGGTAAGCATCTTACTCTGATTACTTACGGTGCCTTGGTTAAGCGTTCGTTAGACGCAGTTAACCAGGCGGCTAAAATGGGTATCGAAGTTGAAGTGCTCGACCTAAGAACGATCAGCCCTTACGACTGGGAAGCTATCTCTGAGAGCGTGGCGAAAACCGGTAAAGCGTTGGTTGTTTATGAAGACTCATTGAGCTGGGGTTCAGGCTCCGAAATCGCTGCGCGTATCGGTGATGAACTCTTTGATTATCTTGATGGACCGGTACAGCGCGTTGCGTCGATGGATACTTTCGTAGGTTACCATCCAGGCCTTGAGGACGCGATTCTGCCACAAGTTCGCGACGTTTTAGCAGGCATCGAAAAACTCCACAGCTACTGAGTTTGATTCAGTTCCCCGACATGACAAAATCTTTGTGATCTCCTAGGATTACATTGCTTGCATCTACCTCTGATTGGCGGCACCGTAGTGTATGGGCCCGTGAGGGTAGGATAGTGTGCGCTGTGTCGGTAAGCGGATGTTGTTGTCCACCTTGTTGACCAGTGTTACCTTGAATATGTGCTAAGATGCACGATGGAGGGGTGATGGCTTCGCTGGTAGAAAAAATTGCTAAGTTTCACGATATGCAAGAGTTTCGGTCCCACCATTGGTCCGGCTCTTTTGAAGAGTATCTCGAACTCGTAAAAGAAGATCCCAAGATCACTCGCAACGCGTACGAGCGTATGTTCGATATGATTATGGGTTACGGCCGAGAAGAGTACATCGACGCCAAGAAGAAGCTTGTTCATTACCCCTTCTTTGATGATCCAGACAACGACGGCGAAGACGGCGTATACGGCCTCGATATTCCTCTTATGAGACTGGTAAATGTCTTTAAGAGTGCGGCCTATGGTTATGGTACTGAGAAGCGTGTCATTTTACTACACGGCCCGGTCGGAAGCTCCAAGTCTACAATCGCACGCCTTCTAAAAAAAGGCCTTGAAGCATATTCCAAGAAGGATGAAGGCGCACTCTACACTTACGATTGGGTTGACCTTCCGTTTGAACATGAAGATGTGATTCCATCTCCCATTAATCAAGAGCCTCTACATTTGATCCCGATCGCCTGGCGAGATGAAGCTCTTAAAGGGATTGGAATTGATCCCACAACGGTGAAAACCCGCGGTGAGCTGAACCCGGCATGTCGTTTCATTATGAAAATGCTCATGGAGCATTACGACGGCGATTTTAATTCTGTGTTGAAGCACATTAAAGTACGACGGTTGATTCTTTCTGAAAAAGACCGCGTCGGCATTGGTACCTTCCAACCTAAAGACGAGAAGAACCAGGACTCCACAGAGCTGACGGGTGATATCAACTATCGCAAGATTGCCGTTTACGGCTCTGAATCCGATCCGCGCGCATTTAACTTTGACGGTGAATTTCAAGTTGCCAACCGCGGCATCATCGAATTTATCGAAATGCTCAAGCTTGATGTAGCGTTCTTGTATGACCTTTTGGGTGCATCACAAGAGCACAAAATTAAGCCGAAGAAATTTGCTCAGACAGATATTGATGAAGTCATCATTGGCCACACCAACGAAGCTGAATATCAGAAGCTTGTGAACAACGAGTTCATGGAAGCTCTGCGGGATAGAACGGTCAAAATTGATATCCCGTACATCACGCGATTAAGTGAAGAGCAGAAGATTTACACGAAGAGCTTTTCAAAAGACCGCGTTCGCGACATTCACATCGCACCGCACACGCTTGAGATGGCAGCGATGTGGGCCGTGGCTACTCGCCTTGATAAGCCAACGAAGCAAAACCTTACACTTGTACAAAAGCTTAAGCTCTACAACGGGAAGACTCTTCCTGGCTATACAGAGGACAGCGTTATTGAGCTTCGTAAGAACAGCGTCGATGAAGGCATGAAGGGTATCAGTCCGCGTTATATTCAGGACAAGATTTCAAATTGCCTTGTTTCGGATAAGGCTGAAGGCTGTATCAACCCGTTTCTTCTCTTGAACGAGTTGGAGGCAGGTTTGTCATCGCACTCTTTGGTGAGCAAGGATAAGCACAAGGAAGAGTATAAAGAGATTATTGGTCATGTGAAACAAGAGTACGAAGACATCGTGAAGAGCGAAGTTCAGCGTGCGATTTCAGCAGACGAAGAAGCTCTTACAAAGCTATGCGCCAACTACATCGACAACGTGAAGGCTTACACTCAAAAAGAACGTGTGAAGAATAAATATACGGGACAATTTGAAGAGCCTGATGAGCGTTTGATGCGCTCGATTGAAAGCAAGATAGACATTGCAGAAAGTCGTAAAGACGATTTTCGCCGGGAGATTATGAACTACATTGGGGCGTTGGCAGTTGAGGGTAAAACCTTTGATTACCGAACCAATGAGCGCTTGCATAAGGCGCTTGAATTGAAGCTTTTTGAAGATCAGAAAGACTCAATCAAGTTAAGCACGCTTGTCTCCAACGTGGTCGACCGAGAAACTCAGGAAAAAATTGATATTGTGAAGCAACGGATGATTCGAAATTACGGATACGACGAAGTTTCAGCTACAGATGTTCTAAATTTTGTAGCGTCGATTTTCGCCCGAGGCGATGCAAAAGAATAACCCCATGAGGGTGCGGATTCGTTTGTAGATCCGATGAAGAGCAGCGCAGGAGCTTTGCGTGTCTCAGGTGAGTTTTCAGCCGGGGCGTCCCTCGGACAGCCTTGATGTTCTGCGCATGTATGCGATTGCGTCCAGAGTTGTCTGCGCTGAGCCCGGGAGTATGGAACTTGTTACCCGGTCTTTGGCCGCTATGGCCAGCCATTTGGTTCCGCCGGAGTCACTGGCGGCTGTGGATTGCCAAGACCTTTGGCGCGTTTTTGCCCGAGTGGCGAGTCACCCGAAACCGTTTTTACGTCAGGAAGCCAGCAAGGCGTTGTACCGTGACCTCGATAGTATCGGTCAGCGGCTGCACTTGGCCCCTTTGCCTCCATGGAGTCAGTTACCTCAAGAGTATGTTGAAGCAGGTGCTGCGGATTCCGAGGATACCCAAGTCGAAGGGATGTCTTTGGCGGCGATTTCAGAAGAGGCGCGGCGCTTACATCAAGGGTTGGGTGCCGGTGAAAGTTTAGAGGGCAAACAAGTCTTGGGGCTTTTGTCGCAGCTCCATGGTGCCGATATGGCTCAGCTATTGCGATTTCTACAGTCATCTGGACGGGTTAATCGAGGCGAGTTGAGCATGCTGGAACGAGCACGGGCGACTGGGCACCAGCTTTCTTCTGAGGATGAAATCTTAATTGAGGTATTGGAGCGCGTTGGGGTGTGGCTGGTTCAGCACACATCGTGATAGCATTTAGATAGATATGGCATTGAAGATTAAACAAGACCACTCTCGTTTTCGAGAAATCATTCGCGGCAAGATCAAGGACAACCTGCGTAAGTACATTACTCAGGGGGAGATGATCGGTAAGCAGGGCAATGATCAGATCTCGATTCCTGTTCCCCAGATTGAGCTGCCTCATTTTCAATTTGACCATCGTGATACCGGTGGCGTGGGCCAAGGTGAGGGCGATGTTGGTGATGTTTTAAAGCCAGGTAATGTACAGCCAGGTGAAGGCCAAGGTCAGGCAGGAAGTGACGGAGGCAGTCACTCGTTAGAGGTTGAAGTGACCTTTGCCGAGCTGGCCGAAATGCTAGGTGAAGCCTTAGAGCTACCGAACATTGAGCCTAAGGGTTCAGAGAAGATGTCGTCTGATGATCTCAAATACACGGGAGTCCAGACGAACGGCCCTGAATCGCTGCGCCATTTTAAGCGTACTTACAAACGCGCTTTAAGGCGCCATATTGCGCTGGGCAAATATACTCCAGACAACCCAGTGATTGTGCCCACGCGAGACGACCGGCGTTATCGAAGCTGGAATGTAACGAACAATCCTCAAACCAATGCGGTCATTCTCTATATGATGGATGTTTCCGGGAGTATGGGTGAGGAGCAAAAAGAAATCGTGCGAATCGAATCCTTTTGGATCGATACGTGGCTTCGCTCACAGTACAAAGGTCTCGAAACGAGATTTATCATTCACGATGCGATGGCTAAAGAAGTGGACCGCGATACTTTTTTTCGTACCCGTGAGTCTGGCGGCACGATGATTTCCAGTGCCTATAAGCTTTGTGCAGATATTGTTGAAGCCGAGTACCCCGTGGACCAGTGGAACATTTACCCTTTCCATTTCTCCGATGGAGATAACTGGTCAGCCGATGATACGCGCCTATGCCTGACATTGCTGCGTGATAAAATTATTCCGTTCTCCAATGTCTTTTGTTACGGACAAGTAGAGAGTCCTTATGGCTCAGGGCAGTTTATCAAGGATTTAAAAGAGGCGTTTGGTGAAGACGAGGAAGTCATCACGAGTGAAATTCCAAACAAAGATGCTATCTGTACATCGATTCAGGAATTTCTAGGCAAGGGCAAGTAGGCGAGGCTTGAGGCCCCGCCATCGCAGGTTTCTAGCCCCGCAGCGCAGGGGCAACCACTCCGGGTAATCTTAGTAAAGAAGGCGACGCTTCAAAGTTCGCCATCGCTCTACCTACGTCAGAGAGTGTGCGGTGGTCCGCAAACCACACCGGCGTTGGCCTGATTCTAAAGGGCGCCTTCACGACGCTCTTTTGTGGGTGGTCGAATAGGTATGTGTTGTGTACGACGCCTCGGCCAGACTCGATGTCTTCGAGTGGGTGGCCAGGGTAAGCACCCCAGGTGGTGACACATAGACCGTAGATAAGGCCAGGCCAGCAATTGATGCCGATACCGCCGTATTGAAGGTCAGAGATGGCACGCTCAAAAGCTGCGCCGTACTGCTTCTCAGTATTCGGATGAATCAGCATGCAGCAAGACAACGTTCCCCAGATATTGGCGTTCGCAAAAGCCACCGCTTTATCGAGAAATTCGTCGGCTTCGGTAGCATCAATAGCAAGGTCTGCAATGACGCCGCAAAATGCTTCATTCGTCAGAGCGTATTCACCTTTTTTACAAGCTACGTCTGGAATGAGCGTCCAAGGAACAATTTCAGCACCTTCTTCACCGAGCTTAAGCGACTCGGGGTACTTCTTCATGAAGGTTTCGTAGCGGCTTTCGGCTCCAGGGTAATATGCTTTACGAGGAGGTGTGCAGGCTAGAGTTTGCTTGACGCGGTGAATAAATTCATCGCGAAGCGGCCAGTTTTTAGCAGTGACGAGTACTTTAGCGGCGTTGCAGTTGAAAGAACCATTATGGGAAACCATCGCTGCAACTTGTCGCGCTTGATAGTCGAGTTCTGCGTCAGACCATGCACCAGGCACAACAAATACCGGTGTTACACAACCAAGCTCTGAAGTTACGGGGCGCTCATTGGTAGGCGTTCCGGTCTTCTTGCGCTCTTTGATTTGCTTCTTGTTGCCGCCCCAAACGATTGCGTCGTGGGTTTGGTCAGAACCTGTAATGTGAATGGTGTGGATACCATCGTGATCACATAGGTGCTTGCCAACTTCTGCTCCGCCGTGAACCACCGCGAAAAATCCGCGATTGATTAAAGGAGCGAATGCACGCTCAACCATTGGGCCGGTATAGGCGTTTACTGGGTTGGTCTTAAGAATGACCACTTCATCTTCTACGAAAAGTTTGTAGAGCATATCCATCGGTCCGATAGACGAGATATTGCCAGCGCCGAGAACGAGGCTTACTTTTCCTTCAGTCTCTTTGCCGTAACTCTTCTGACGATAAATATTTCCTTGAGTGGCAGGCTTACCCGGCTCAATCCATACATCCGCGGTAAAGCCAGTGAAAAGGATACGGTCGTAAAGGTCAGCTGGGAAAACTCGAGCTACAGTTTGTCCGTTGCTACGCGTCCACTGCTGCGGTGGTTTCGGTTGACCACCAGCTTTGAGGGTTTCGACTAAGAGGCGCATATTTCGAATGGTCGTTGTGGGACCTGCAAACCAAACTTCACCCGCGAGCTTACTGCCCTGCTCAATGCCTTTGGCACGGCACCCTGCTTCTACCCACTCATGACCCACGGCCAAGGTGTTTTCGATGCACTCTTCAAGAAGCTGAATACGCTCGTTGATGCTAACTTTTGTCCAAGCATCTTTATTGGCGTTGAGGGTAGCAACGTGTGAATCACACTTCTCAAGAGAAGTGGGGGTCATCGATGCAGGTGGTTCGGGAAAAGATGGTGAGGCCATGGAACTAGCTCCTTCGAAATCGGGTAACCAACGTATGAGGTTCTGCGTAGTGTTATCGCGCCGGCAAGATATGTTCAATGCTTAAGCGCAGTGCGTCAGAGCTATCCTCAGCGCTCAGCGGTCTCTGGCAAGGCCATCGCAGGCAATGGAATAGAAATAGAAGCATTTAGAGGCTTGATCGCTTCTGAGAAAGCGGCGGGATTAATTGGCCTTACAATATGAAACGTCGGTTCGCTCACCCAATTCAATGCACCGAGCGTCATCAGGGCAGGGATTGGTTTGGCCCGGCTGACACATCTGTCGACACACCACATTGAGGCAAATATTGCTTTGATAACAAGGGCTTTCGATGTTGTGGCAGCCAGGTTGTCCGCTCGTGGGCCCGTCGCTGTCACCGGCCGGGAGGCAGACTGGTACTAAATTTGTCCCCAGTGGATGGCAGCTGTGCTCCAGCCCGTCGCGAGGGGCACAATCGTCGTGGTAGATGCCTCCAGCAAAGCCATAAGAGCAGCCCGGCACACAGGCACCGGTATTGGTCGTAATGTGAACGCAAGACTCGCCAGAAGGGCATTGTGACCCGCTTGCGGAGGGATCGCATTCGCTGGGCTCACAGGTTCCAACCATGGTGCGCGCGCCTGTATCGTCTCTTACAAAGCTATGATCGACGGGCTCGCAGAATTCTCCGTTCTCGCAATCATCAACGCGGTAAACATCTGAGCAACCCGGGATACACTGAAAACCAAAGCAGAGCAGTCCTTCGCCGCATTGCTCTTCGTCTGTGCAGGTTTCGTCTTGGTTAATGCTTCCGTAAGGCACGCAGCGATTTCTCAAGCAGCTTTCTTGAGCGGGGCAATCGGAATTGTCTACGCACGGAAGGCTCTGACTAAGAATCTCCACGGGCCCTCCACAAGCTACGAGCGAGAGCATCCCCAGGCATAGTCCAATGAGGTGTAGAATCGGCTTCGATGCGTTCATGCAGGTGTCCTAGAAGACGTGCAAAACCTCACCAATACGAATGCGGTTGGTGCTACGTCCATTGAGCTTCTTAAGTTTAGTAACGCTTATTTGATGACGTCTGGCAATAGACCAGAGCGTATCTCCTGACCGGACCCGATAGGTGGTTGAATTGGCGGAAGTTTTACGAGGCAGGGCAGCAGCGATTTTGGTAACTGCAGGCCGAGTTTCTTTGCGTTTTTTGAGCCTATCGATGGCCTTTTGAGTTTTTGCGATGCTCTTTTTGGTAATCTTGCGAACCCCGGTCTTTGGAATCATCAGGTTTTGACCGAGTTTAAGAGCCCGTGCATTGCGAATTTTGTTTACGCTTTTAATCGCATGGGTGCTTGAATTGTAGGCGCGTGCAATCTCCGAGAGCGTGTCGCCGCTGCGAACCTTGTGCACCACGTAATCGAGTTTTTCGGTGGCCGGGCGAGTACTAAGCCAAGTTTGAGTCTCTTTGCCCATGCCTTTGGGTACGCGCATCAACGAGGTGCGTCCCGGCGGCGAGATAGCTTGTTTCCAAGAGGGGTTGAGGGTTGTCAGGGTATCGAGAGAGGTGCCAAGCACCTTCGCCATAATCCTCAGATCGGTTGGCTCTCTTACTTTAACTTCGTCCCAGCTTAGTGGGCTAAGGGGCTCAATGTTGTCGAAGCCGTAGAGTTTTCTATTTTTGGAAACCCAAGCTGCGGCTATAAGTTTGGGGACATAATGCTGGGTCTCTTTGGCGAGACTCTTTTTATGTTCGATGAGCGTCCAGAAGTCGTTGGTGTTGTACTTTTTGAGTGCGCGGCTGATGCGTCCACCGCCGGCATTGTATCCTGCCCAGGCCAAATGCCAGTTGCCGAAACGTTTGTGAAGTCTCGTTAGAAATCTCCCAGCACTGCGCGTCGCAAAAATGAAATCGCGTCTTTGATCGACCCAAAAGTCTTGCCGCAGATCATAGCGCCGGCCCGTGGAAGGAATAAATTGCCAAAATCCGGAGGCGGCGGCACTTGAATATGCTTTGGCAGAAAAGCCGCTTTCAATCATCGCAAGATAAATGGTGTCTTCCGGTAATCCCATTTCACGAAGGATTGGCTGCATGATGGGCTTATAGCGGTCGGCTCTGGCGAGCCAACGTCCAAAGAACTTGCGGCCCCGTCCAGTAAAGTAGTTGATGTAACGGTCAACAAGTGGGTGAGACCGCATGGGGATATCAAAAACG from Deltaproteobacteria bacterium harbors:
- a CDS encoding LysM peptidoglycan-binding domain-containing protein encodes the protein MDWHNFIIKRFYLGAALICLLSASQAWANQSDDTLEAILTQPEEEEFISVRMHQIDLVLHDILPKQFAHTPSAETQVAGLFKFPPQTHQLIDPEYERQLEANLAWLNKPSVSEMLETAQTGPVFDIPMRSHPLVDRYINYFTGRGRKFFGRWLARADRYKPIMQPILREMGLPEDTIYLAMIESGFSAKAYSSAAASGFWQFIPSTGRRYDLRQDFWVDQRRDFIFATRSAGRFLTRLHKRFGNWHLAWAGYNAGGGRISRALKKYNTNDFWTLIEHKKSLAKETQHYVPKLIAAAWVSKNRKLYGFDNIEPLSPLSWDEVKVREPTDLRIMAKVLGTSLDTLTTLNPSWKQAISPPGRTSLMRVPKGMGKETQTWLSTRPATEKLDYVVHKVRSGDTLSEIARAYNSSTHAIKSVNKIRNARALKLGQNLMIPKTGVRKITKKSIAKTQKAIDRLKKRKETRPAVTKIAAALPRKTSANSTTYRVRSGDTLWSIARRHQISVTKLKKLNGRSTNRIRIGEVLHVF
- a CDS encoding dehydrogenase; the protein is MSSVKSIKPVTEGLTDAERLSLFRTMLLSRRLDDVEIQLKRQNAVYFQISGAGHEATQTAAAMTMRSGHDWFFTYYRDRALCLGLGVTAEEMLFQSVGAAADPASGGRQMPSHWGHKDHNIVSSSSPTGTQFLNAVGCAEGFVKMRDLDLGETHGDEVVYVSSGEGTTSQGEFYEAMNTACQDKLPVIFHIQDNGYAISVPVEFQTAGGSISKLFRGYPNLLVLEFDGCDPEASYENWREAVAYARERKGPVLLHSHVTRPYSHSMSDDERLYRSKEEIAEQAAADPITVYRKQLVQDFGIDDNQLRTIEDEIEAIVTEAKESALAAEPPSPDTVMDYVYSHDADPTTDDFDTEDEADFTGDPRTMVDLINDCLHTEMERNPGIVIFGEDVADVSRDENIENVKGKGGVFKVTAGLQRKFGSNRVFNSPLAEANIIGRAVGMAVRGLKPVVEIQFFDYIYPAMMQIRSELALMRWRSNNNFDCPVVIRTTYGGYLKGGAVYHSQTGESIFTHIPGLRVCLPSNALDANGLLRTAIRCEDPVLFLEHKHLYRQTYNRAPNPGDDFMIPFGKAKRLREGKHLTLITYGALVKRSLDAVNQAAKMGIEVEVLDLRTISPYDWEAISESVAKTGKALVVYEDSLSWGSGSEIAARIGDELFDYLDGPVQRVASMDTFVGYHPGLEDAILPQVRDVLAGIEKLHSY
- a CDS encoding serine protein kinase; the encoded protein is MASLVEKIAKFHDMQEFRSHHWSGSFEEYLELVKEDPKITRNAYERMFDMIMGYGREEYIDAKKKLVHYPFFDDPDNDGEDGVYGLDIPLMRLVNVFKSAAYGYGTEKRVILLHGPVGSSKSTIARLLKKGLEAYSKKDEGALYTYDWVDLPFEHEDVIPSPINQEPLHLIPIAWRDEALKGIGIDPTTVKTRGELNPACRFIMKMLMEHYDGDFNSVLKHIKVRRLILSEKDRVGIGTFQPKDEKNQDSTELTGDINYRKIAVYGSESDPRAFNFDGEFQVANRGIIEFIEMLKLDVAFLYDLLGASQEHKIKPKKFAQTDIDEVIIGHTNEAEYQKLVNNEFMEALRDRTVKIDIPYITRLSEEQKIYTKSFSKDRVRDIHIAPHTLEMAAMWAVATRLDKPTKQNLTLVQKLKLYNGKTLPGYTEDSVIELRKNSVDEGMKGISPRYIQDKISNCLVSDKAEGCINPFLLLNELEAGLSSHSLVSKDKHKEEYKEIIGHVKQEYEDIVKSEVQRAISADEEALTKLCANYIDNVKAYTQKERVKNKYTGQFEEPDERLMRSIESKIDIAESRKDDFRREIMNYIGALAVEGKTFDYRTNERLHKALELKLFEDQKDSIKLSTLVSNVVDRETQEKIDIVKQRMIRNYGYDEVSATDVLNFVASIFARGDAKE
- a CDS encoding aldehyde dehydrogenase family protein; translation: MASPSFPEPPASMTPTSLEKCDSHVATLNANKDAWTKVSINERIQLLEECIENTLAVGHEWVEAGCRAKGIEQGSKLAGEVWFAGPTTTIRNMRLLVETLKAGGQPKPPQQWTRSNGQTVARVFPADLYDRILFTGFTADVWIEPGKPATQGNIYRQKSYGKETEGKVSLVLGAGNISSIGPMDMLYKLFVEDEVVILKTNPVNAYTGPMVERAFAPLINRGFFAVVHGGAEVGKHLCDHDGIHTIHITGSDQTHDAIVWGGNKKQIKERKKTGTPTNERPVTSELGCVTPVFVVPGAWSDAELDYQARQVAAMVSHNGSFNCNAAKVLVTAKNWPLRDEFIHRVKQTLACTPPRKAYYPGAESRYETFMKKYPESLKLGEEGAEIVPWTLIPDVACKKGEYALTNEAFCGVIADLAIDATEADEFLDKAVAFANANIWGTLSCCMLIHPNTEKQYGAAFERAISDLQYGGIGINCWPGLIYGLCVTTWGAYPGHPLEDIESGRGVVHNTYLFDHPQKSVVKAPFRIRPTPVWFADHRTLSDVGRAMANFEASPSLLRLPGVVAPALRG
- a CDS encoding DUF444 family protein, translating into MALKIKQDHSRFREIIRGKIKDNLRKYITQGEMIGKQGNDQISIPVPQIELPHFQFDHRDTGGVGQGEGDVGDVLKPGNVQPGEGQGQAGSDGGSHSLEVEVTFAELAEMLGEALELPNIEPKGSEKMSSDDLKYTGVQTNGPESLRHFKRTYKRALRRHIALGKYTPDNPVIVPTRDDRRYRSWNVTNNPQTNAVILYMMDVSGSMGEEQKEIVRIESFWIDTWLRSQYKGLETRFIIHDAMAKEVDRDTFFRTRESGGTMISSAYKLCADIVEAEYPVDQWNIYPFHFSDGDNWSADDTRLCLTLLRDKIIPFSNVFCYGQVESPYGSGQFIKDLKEAFGEDEEVITSEIPNKDAICTSIQEFLGKGK
- a CDS encoding PspC domain-containing protein; this translates as MTHNALSNQRLARSSHGYLGGVCEGLGQRFSIEPNLLRLGWLVSTLVFGTGALLYLALWWLLPRSDDASFEPTIWIDGPNGQKHPPLARTDVDRKFLGVCGGLARRWELDPTIVRLSALSLVVLTGPLALMAYLTAAIFIPSSDRLLEQSGQYANPIEL